A portion of the Stigmatopora argus isolate UIUO_Sarg chromosome 15, RoL_Sarg_1.0, whole genome shotgun sequence genome contains these proteins:
- the LOC144090363 gene encoding calpain-1 catalytic subunit isoform X2, translated as MASQGLILVKAQSFWRFGRWVDVVIDDKLPTINGRLIFVRSKDPTEFWPALLEKAYAKVCGSYSDMNSGQPSEALVDFTGGVHVCINLSEPPLELWDLMCRAGQSTSLMGCGTPQGETSANTVLPNGLVQGHAYTVTGVRQMMSQGQAVHLVRLLNPWGKGEWNGDWSDRSLLWQTVSPEDRHLCLSVVNNGEFWMSLDDFCRFFNDLDICCVCPEFLDGETSCHWKASVYEGRWLAGKTAGGCINNLGESFWTNPQYRVKIDQLKNESDTEQFDKNMLVSLMQMPDKRNRALVKNLYIGLSVFQVPEEFKEEKGNFPTAFFRRNKPVVTTKDFINAREVMEFVKVDPGEYLIVPSTFKANQTASFILTILTKADVHETSGGHNPGQKEVKKIREADDEKGMLFQQLFDKVDDVDANMLQRLLNEKVLNGDLKTGGFSIDACRSMVVLMSTNINNKLSTGELYSLWKKVVKYKDIFLYTHMSTKGALSQSELKNAIFALGIRASDNMLNMLTVRYGTSSGHVTLENFITLALRIVSMKKIFDRFSDGMNLMLPELEWMQLSMCG; from the exons ATGGCATCTCAAGGTTTGATTTTGGTCAAGGCGCAGTCG tTCTGGAGGTTTGGCAGATGGGTAGATGTTGTCATTGATGACAAGCTCCCAACAATCAATGGCAGACTCATTTTTGTGAGATCCAAAGACCCAACAGAATTTTGGCCTGCTTTGTTGGAGAAAGCTTATGCTAA AGTGTGTGGTTCCTATTCAGACATGAATTCTGGACAACCCAGTGAGGCGTTAGTGGACTTCACAGGAGGTGTTCACGTTTGTATCAATTTGTCAGAGCCACCCTTAGAACTTTGGGACCTTATGTGCAGAGCTGGACAATCCACATCATTGATGGGATGTGGCACTCCTCAAGGG GAGACATCAGCCAACACTGTTTTGCCAAATGGATTAGTCCAAGGCCACGCCTACACTGTCACAGGCGTCAGACAG ATGATGAGTCAAGGCCAGGCAGTACATCTGGTACGCTTGTTAAATCCCTGGGGCAAGGGAGAGTGGAATGGGGACTGGAGTGATCG ATCACTTTTGTGGCAAACTGTGAGCCCAGAAGATCGTCATTTGTGCCTTTCTGTCGTTAATAATGGGGAGTTCTG GATGAGCCTGGATGATTTTTGTAGATTCTTCAATGATCTTGACATTTGCTGTGTGTGTCCTGAATTTCTTGATGGAGAAACTTCCTGCCATTGGAAGGCATCTGTCTATGAGGGCAGATGGCTTGCTGGGAAAACCGCTGGAGGCTGCATAAATAACCTTG GGGAGAGCTTCTGGACTAATCCACAGTATCGAGTCAAAATTGACCAACTTAAAAATGAAAGTGACACAGAGCAATTTGATAAAAACATGTTGGTGTCCCTAATGCAAATGCCAGACAAAAGAAACAGAGCCCTGGTCAAAAATCTCTACATTGGATTATCAGTATTTCAG GTCCCAGAAGAA TTCAAGGAAGAAAAAGGGAACTTTCCAACAGCTTTTTTTAGAAGAAACAAACCTGTTGTGACAACAAAAGACTTCATAAATGCTCGTGAAGTGATGGAGTTTGTCAAAGTGGATCCCGGGGAATACCTCATTGTACCATCGACTTTCAAGGCCAACCAGACCGCCTCCTTCATCCTGACCATCCTCACCAAGGCGGATGTCCA TGAGACTTCTGGTGGCCATAACCCAGGACAAAAAGAAGTTAAAAAG atcAGAGAAGCTGATGATGAGAAGGGAATGTTGTTCCAGCAATTATTTGATAAG GTTGATGACGTGGATGCAAATATGCTACAGAGACTTCTAAATGAAAAAGTCTTGAATG GAGACTTGAAAACTGGGGGATTCAGTATTGATGCATGCCGTAGCATGGTCGTACTGATGAGt acaaacatCAACAACAAACTTAGCACTGGGGAGCTTTATAGCTTGTGGAAGAAGGTTGTGAAGTACAAG GATATTTTCCTGTATACTCATATGTCAACGAAGGGAGCACTCTCTCAGAGTGAGCTGAAGAATGCCATTTTTGCTTTAG GAATAAGAGCCAGTGATAACATGTTAAATATGTTAACTGTGCGATATGGGACTTCCTCTGGACATGTCACACTGGAGAACTTCATCACTTTAGCTCTTCGTATTGTCTCTATGAAAA AAATATTTGACCGTTTTTCTGATGGAATGAATCTGATGCTTCCTGAATTAGAG TGGATGCAACTCTCGATGTGTGGCTGA
- the LOC144090363 gene encoding calpain-1 catalytic subunit isoform X1 — MLSPGICTNFMNARQSRDGHGTVNNPDKFFKQDYQRLTEFCISKQVRYIDEMFPPDRSSIGNDVLDPSVLHKVLWLRPRKLVPNPNFIVDGISRFDFGQGAVGNCWFLASLGALTFQRVIFENVVPLKQNFETSYCGLFHFRFWRFGRWVDVVIDDKLPTINGRLIFVRSKDPTEFWPALLEKAYAKVCGSYSDMNSGQPSEALVDFTGGVHVCINLSEPPLELWDLMCRAGQSTSLMGCGTPQGETSANTVLPNGLVQGHAYTVTGVRQMMSQGQAVHLVRLLNPWGKGEWNGDWSDRSLLWQTVSPEDRHLCLSVVNNGEFWMSLDDFCRFFNDLDICCVCPEFLDGETSCHWKASVYEGRWLAGKTAGGCINNLGESFWTNPQYRVKIDQLKNESDTEQFDKNMLVSLMQMPDKRNRALVKNLYIGLSVFQVPEEFKEEKGNFPTAFFRRNKPVVTTKDFINAREVMEFVKVDPGEYLIVPSTFKANQTASFILTILTKADVHETSGGHNPGQKEVKKIREADDEKGMLFQQLFDKVDDVDANMLQRLLNEKVLNGDLKTGGFSIDACRSMVVLMSTNINNKLSTGELYSLWKKVVKYKDIFLYTHMSTKGALSQSELKNAIFALGIRASDNMLNMLTVRYGTSSGHVTLENFITLALRIVSMKKIFDRFSDGMNLMLPELEWMQLSMCG; from the exons ATGCTTTCTCCAGGCATTTGCACGAATTTTATGAATGCACGTCAAAGCAGAGATGGTCATGGGACAGTCAACAACCCTGATAAATTCTTCAAACAAGACTACCAAAGACTGACAGAGTTTTGTATCAGCAAGCAAGTACGCTACATCGATGAGATGTTCCCCCCTGATAGAAGTTCAATTGGTAATGATGTACTGGACCCCTCTGTCCTTCACAAAGTGTTATGGCTCAGACCAAGG AAATTGGTTCCCAACCCAAATTTTATTGTTGATGGCATCTCAAGGTTTGATTTTGGTCAAGGCGCAGTCG GAAACTGTTGGTTTCTTGCATCATTGGGTGCTCTAACATTCCAGAGAGTTATTTTTGAGAATGTTGTTCCTCTGAAGCAAAATTTTGAGACGAGCTATTGTGGACTGTTTCACTTTCGG tTCTGGAGGTTTGGCAGATGGGTAGATGTTGTCATTGATGACAAGCTCCCAACAATCAATGGCAGACTCATTTTTGTGAGATCCAAAGACCCAACAGAATTTTGGCCTGCTTTGTTGGAGAAAGCTTATGCTAA AGTGTGTGGTTCCTATTCAGACATGAATTCTGGACAACCCAGTGAGGCGTTAGTGGACTTCACAGGAGGTGTTCACGTTTGTATCAATTTGTCAGAGCCACCCTTAGAACTTTGGGACCTTATGTGCAGAGCTGGACAATCCACATCATTGATGGGATGTGGCACTCCTCAAGGG GAGACATCAGCCAACACTGTTTTGCCAAATGGATTAGTCCAAGGCCACGCCTACACTGTCACAGGCGTCAGACAG ATGATGAGTCAAGGCCAGGCAGTACATCTGGTACGCTTGTTAAATCCCTGGGGCAAGGGAGAGTGGAATGGGGACTGGAGTGATCG ATCACTTTTGTGGCAAACTGTGAGCCCAGAAGATCGTCATTTGTGCCTTTCTGTCGTTAATAATGGGGAGTTCTG GATGAGCCTGGATGATTTTTGTAGATTCTTCAATGATCTTGACATTTGCTGTGTGTGTCCTGAATTTCTTGATGGAGAAACTTCCTGCCATTGGAAGGCATCTGTCTATGAGGGCAGATGGCTTGCTGGGAAAACCGCTGGAGGCTGCATAAATAACCTTG GGGAGAGCTTCTGGACTAATCCACAGTATCGAGTCAAAATTGACCAACTTAAAAATGAAAGTGACACAGAGCAATTTGATAAAAACATGTTGGTGTCCCTAATGCAAATGCCAGACAAAAGAAACAGAGCCCTGGTCAAAAATCTCTACATTGGATTATCAGTATTTCAG GTCCCAGAAGAA TTCAAGGAAGAAAAAGGGAACTTTCCAACAGCTTTTTTTAGAAGAAACAAACCTGTTGTGACAACAAAAGACTTCATAAATGCTCGTGAAGTGATGGAGTTTGTCAAAGTGGATCCCGGGGAATACCTCATTGTACCATCGACTTTCAAGGCCAACCAGACCGCCTCCTTCATCCTGACCATCCTCACCAAGGCGGATGTCCA TGAGACTTCTGGTGGCCATAACCCAGGACAAAAAGAAGTTAAAAAG atcAGAGAAGCTGATGATGAGAAGGGAATGTTGTTCCAGCAATTATTTGATAAG GTTGATGACGTGGATGCAAATATGCTACAGAGACTTCTAAATGAAAAAGTCTTGAATG GAGACTTGAAAACTGGGGGATTCAGTATTGATGCATGCCGTAGCATGGTCGTACTGATGAGt acaaacatCAACAACAAACTTAGCACTGGGGAGCTTTATAGCTTGTGGAAGAAGGTTGTGAAGTACAAG GATATTTTCCTGTATACTCATATGTCAACGAAGGGAGCACTCTCTCAGAGTGAGCTGAAGAATGCCATTTTTGCTTTAG GAATAAGAGCCAGTGATAACATGTTAAATATGTTAACTGTGCGATATGGGACTTCCTCTGGACATGTCACACTGGAGAACTTCATCACTTTAGCTCTTCGTATTGTCTCTATGAAAA AAATATTTGACCGTTTTTCTGATGGAATGAATCTGATGCTTCCTGAATTAGAG TGGATGCAACTCTCGATGTGTGGCTGA